Proteins from one Triticum aestivum cultivar Chinese Spring chromosome 7A, IWGSC CS RefSeq v2.1, whole genome shotgun sequence genomic window:
- the LOC123152206 gene encoding probable E3 ubiquitin-protein ligase ARI8 isoform X2, with product MDSDSEMPVASDEEMVDDEDYYYYSDEGEGDDGDASGGGASGDEDVSAGDYEGREAEGSDEAVSTREQRYIVLSEKDISERQEEDISEVSALLLIPREEASVLLHHYKWDISKVNDEWFSDEDKVRGIVGLLMNGTDIHNSRKLTCGICFEGYSSDMMSSAGCAHFYCHECWEGYISAAVSQGPGCLSLRCPDPSCSAIVLQGMINKLGKHEDKEKYARFALRAYVESRKKTKWCPAPDCTCAVEFVSDVNYDVSCNCTFRFCWNCTEEAHRPVNCETVSKWILKNSAESENMNWILANSKPCPKCQRPIEKNQGCMHMTCTPPCKFEFCWLCLGSWVEHGERTGGFYACNRYESAKKEGVYDEAEARRERAKHSLERYMHYYERWASNQTSRQKAISDLQKAEKEQLAKLTDIYGIPETQLKFIIEAWSQIIECRRVLQWTYAYGYYLEDKVKSGFFEYLQGEAESGLERLHQCAEKDLLAFLPFSKHDTTEDHPSPAEFGEFRVKLAGLTSITRNYFENLVRALEDGLEDVQCAGEAATSSKATNSKKGGAKGKAAKKQPSRSSSDHSDDTWPCERCTFLNPSSADACTACDKQRY from the exons ATGGACTCCGACTCCGAGATGCCCGTCGCCAGCGACGAGGAGATGGTGGACGACGAGGACTACTACTACTACAGCGACGAGGGTGAGGGCGATGACGGGGACGCCAGCGGCGGCGGCGCCTCCGGCGACGAGGATGTATCGGCCGGAGACTACGAGGGCCGGGAGGCCGAGGGGAGCGACGAGGCCGTCTCCACGCGCGAGCAG AGATACATTGTTTTATCCGAAAAGGATATATCTGAACGCCAAGAGGAAGATATAAGCGAGGTATCTGCATTACTGTTGATTCCAAGGGAAGAAGCATCTGTCCTTCTTCACCACTATAAATG GGACATCAGCAAGGTGAATGATGAATGGTTTTCTGATGAAGACAAAGTCCGTGGTATTGTTGGCTTACTTATGAATGGAACTGATATTCATAACTCGAGGAAG CTAACTTGTGGAATATGTTTTGAAGGGTACTCTTCAGATATGATGAGTTCTGCGGGCTGTGCTCATTTTTATTGCCATGAATGTTGGgaag GTTATATCAGCGCTGCTGTAAGTCAGGGTCCGGGATGTTTGTCATTGCGATGCCCTGATCCATCGTGCAGTGCTATTGTTCTTCAAGGCATGATAAATAAATTAGGCAAACACGAAGATAAAGAGAAGTATGCACGATTTGCCTTGCGTGCATATGTGGAAAGTCGCAAGAAG ACGAAATGGTGTCCAGCTCCTGACTGTACATGTGCAGTGGAATTTGTTAGTGATGTAAACTATGATGTCTCATGTAACTGCACATTCCGATTTTGCTGGAAT TGCACAGAAGAAGCTCACAGACCAGTGAACTGTGAGACTGTTTCTAAGTGGATTCTGAAGAACAGCGCTGAATCTGAAAATATGAACTG GATACTGGCTAATTCTAAGCCCTGTCCAAAATGCCAACGACCGATAGAGAAGAACCAGGGATGCATGCATATGACTTGCACACCTCCTTGCAAATTTGAGTTTTGCTG GTTATGTCTGGGTTCATGGGTAGAACATGGTGAGAGGACTGGTGGCTTTTATGCTTGCAATCGCTATGAATCGGCAAAGAAAGAGGGAGTT TATGATGAGGCTGAAGCAAGGAGGGAAAGGGCTAAACACTCACTCGAGAGATATATGCACTACTATGAACGCTGGGCATCTAATCAGACA TCGAGGCAGAAGGCAATATCAGATTTGCAAAAGGCGGAAAAGGAACAA CTTGCAAAGTTAACTGATATTTATGGAATACCGGAGACACAACTGAAGTTCATTATTGAAGCTTGGTCACAG ATTATAGAATGCAGGCGAGTGCTTCAATGGACGTATGCGTATGGCTATTATCTCGAGGACAAGGTCAAGAGTGGATTTTTTGAGTATCTGCAAG GTGAAGCTGAGTCTGGTTTGGAACGTCTCCATCAGTGTGCTGAGAAAGATCTGCTAGCGTTTTTGCCATTCTCAAAACATGATACTACTGAAGATCATCCTTCACCAGCTGAATTTGGTGAATTCCGTGTGAAGCTTGCTGGTCTGACAAG TATAACTCGGAATTACTTTGAGAACCTTGTTCGAGCATTGGAAGATGGGTTGGAGGATGTCCAGTGTGCCGGAGAGGCTGCAACCTCAAGCAAGGCCACCAACTCGAAGAAAGGAGGAGCTAAAGGCAAAGCGGCGAAGAAGCAGCCGTCCAGATCATCTTCGGACCATTCTGATGATACTTGGCCATGCGAGCGCTGCACATTTCTGAATCCCTCTTCAGCGGATGCGTGTACTGCCTGTGATAAGCAGCGGTACTAG
- the LOC123152206 gene encoding probable E3 ubiquitin-protein ligase ARI8 isoform X1: MDSDSEMPVASDEEMVDDEDYYYYSDEGEGDDGDASGGGASGDEDVSAGDYEGREAEGSDEAVSTREQRYIVLSEKDISERQEEDISEVSALLLIPREEASVLLHHYKWDISKVNDEWFSDEDKVRGIVGLLMNGTDIHNSRKLTCGICFEGYSSDMMSSAGCAHFYCHECWEGYISAAVSQGPGCLSLRCPDPSCSAIVLQGMINKLGKHEDKEKYARFALRAYVESRKKTKWCPAPDCTCAVEFVSDVNYDVSCNCTFRFCWNCTEEAHRPVNCETVSKWILKNSAESENMNWILANSKPCPKCQRPIEKNQGCMHMTCTPPCKFEFCWLCLGSWVEHGERTGGFYACNRYESAKKEGVYDEAEARRERAKHSLERYMHYYERWASNQTSRQKAISDLQKAEKEQLAKLTDIYGIPETQLKFIIEAWSQVWCHSFMLWSNRLLTLCTQQIFLYLMMHHYTALQIIECRRVLQWTYAYGYYLEDKVKSGFFEYLQGEAESGLERLHQCAEKDLLAFLPFSKHDTTEDHPSPAEFGEFRVKLAGLTSITRNYFENLVRALEDGLEDVQCAGEAATSSKATNSKKGGAKGKAAKKQPSRSSSDHSDDTWPCERCTFLNPSSADACTACDKQRY, encoded by the exons ATGGACTCCGACTCCGAGATGCCCGTCGCCAGCGACGAGGAGATGGTGGACGACGAGGACTACTACTACTACAGCGACGAGGGTGAGGGCGATGACGGGGACGCCAGCGGCGGCGGCGCCTCCGGCGACGAGGATGTATCGGCCGGAGACTACGAGGGCCGGGAGGCCGAGGGGAGCGACGAGGCCGTCTCCACGCGCGAGCAG AGATACATTGTTTTATCCGAAAAGGATATATCTGAACGCCAAGAGGAAGATATAAGCGAGGTATCTGCATTACTGTTGATTCCAAGGGAAGAAGCATCTGTCCTTCTTCACCACTATAAATG GGACATCAGCAAGGTGAATGATGAATGGTTTTCTGATGAAGACAAAGTCCGTGGTATTGTTGGCTTACTTATGAATGGAACTGATATTCATAACTCGAGGAAG CTAACTTGTGGAATATGTTTTGAAGGGTACTCTTCAGATATGATGAGTTCTGCGGGCTGTGCTCATTTTTATTGCCATGAATGTTGGgaag GTTATATCAGCGCTGCTGTAAGTCAGGGTCCGGGATGTTTGTCATTGCGATGCCCTGATCCATCGTGCAGTGCTATTGTTCTTCAAGGCATGATAAATAAATTAGGCAAACACGAAGATAAAGAGAAGTATGCACGATTTGCCTTGCGTGCATATGTGGAAAGTCGCAAGAAG ACGAAATGGTGTCCAGCTCCTGACTGTACATGTGCAGTGGAATTTGTTAGTGATGTAAACTATGATGTCTCATGTAACTGCACATTCCGATTTTGCTGGAAT TGCACAGAAGAAGCTCACAGACCAGTGAACTGTGAGACTGTTTCTAAGTGGATTCTGAAGAACAGCGCTGAATCTGAAAATATGAACTG GATACTGGCTAATTCTAAGCCCTGTCCAAAATGCCAACGACCGATAGAGAAGAACCAGGGATGCATGCATATGACTTGCACACCTCCTTGCAAATTTGAGTTTTGCTG GTTATGTCTGGGTTCATGGGTAGAACATGGTGAGAGGACTGGTGGCTTTTATGCTTGCAATCGCTATGAATCGGCAAAGAAAGAGGGAGTT TATGATGAGGCTGAAGCAAGGAGGGAAAGGGCTAAACACTCACTCGAGAGATATATGCACTACTATGAACGCTGGGCATCTAATCAGACA TCGAGGCAGAAGGCAATATCAGATTTGCAAAAGGCGGAAAAGGAACAA CTTGCAAAGTTAACTGATATTTATGGAATACCGGAGACACAACTGAAGTTCATTATTGAAGCTTGGTCACAGGTTTGGTGTCATAGTTTTATGTTATGGTCAAACAGACTTTTGACACTTTGTACTCAGCAAATCTTCTTATATCTGATGATGCATCACTACACTGCATTACAGATTATAGAATGCAGGCGAGTGCTTCAATGGACGTATGCGTATGGCTATTATCTCGAGGACAAGGTCAAGAGTGGATTTTTTGAGTATCTGCAAG GTGAAGCTGAGTCTGGTTTGGAACGTCTCCATCAGTGTGCTGAGAAAGATCTGCTAGCGTTTTTGCCATTCTCAAAACATGATACTACTGAAGATCATCCTTCACCAGCTGAATTTGGTGAATTCCGTGTGAAGCTTGCTGGTCTGACAAG TATAACTCGGAATTACTTTGAGAACCTTGTTCGAGCATTGGAAGATGGGTTGGAGGATGTCCAGTGTGCCGGAGAGGCTGCAACCTCAAGCAAGGCCACCAACTCGAAGAAAGGAGGAGCTAAAGGCAAAGCGGCGAAGAAGCAGCCGTCCAGATCATCTTCGGACCATTCTGATGATACTTGGCCATGCGAGCGCTGCACATTTCTGAATCCCTCTTCAGCGGATGCGTGTACTGCCTGTGATAAGCAGCGGTACTAG